In Gemmatimonas sp., a single genomic region encodes these proteins:
- a CDS encoding glycosyltransferase family 1 protein: MHLAIEATKLLGERRGIGRYVRNLLRQFVQQRPGMRFTMYVSRLDDAAPLIELLASWHEMIPARTSIALIDTLSQTDADVVWYPWNLITKAARRPMVVSTLDLAPMLQLDDQWWRVLKRLKYRRRYQRTAAMATAVLTISEFSKREIVERLQVDPSRVSVTLLAADDLPLDDLSLAETRPPLPAHAATPSGPFFLTVGGQEGRKNLRTLYEAMALLHAHGMTVTLVQCGPGMSPATRALYGAAPWLTHVGYVTDEQLVALYRRATALVFPSRYEGFGLPVLEAMRVGGAVICADASSLPEVAGEAALRFAWNDARALTAQMMRVLQEPGLRDALIADGHAQAARFSWAKTAADTLACFDRAAAHGVSRAV, translated from the coding sequence ATGCATCTGGCCATCGAAGCCACCAAGCTGCTGGGCGAACGCCGCGGGATCGGGCGCTACGTGCGCAACCTGCTGCGGCAATTCGTGCAGCAGCGACCCGGCATGCGCTTCACGATGTATGTGTCGCGTCTCGACGACGCGGCGCCACTCATAGAATTGTTGGCCTCATGGCACGAGATGATTCCGGCGCGCACCAGTATCGCGCTCATCGATACGTTATCGCAGACCGACGCCGACGTCGTGTGGTATCCGTGGAATCTCATCACGAAAGCGGCGCGCCGGCCGATGGTGGTAAGCACGCTCGACCTCGCGCCCATGCTGCAGCTGGATGATCAGTGGTGGCGCGTGCTCAAGCGACTCAAGTATCGCCGCCGCTATCAGCGCACCGCCGCGATGGCCACGGCCGTGCTCACCATTTCCGAGTTCAGCAAGCGCGAGATCGTGGAACGGTTGCAGGTCGATCCGTCGCGCGTGTCGGTCACACTGCTGGCCGCCGACGACCTGCCACTCGACGACCTCTCGCTCGCCGAAACGCGTCCCCCTCTTCCGGCGCACGCGGCAACGCCCTCCGGCCCGTTCTTCCTCACGGTGGGTGGTCAGGAAGGGCGCAAGAATCTGCGTACGCTGTACGAGGCGATGGCCCTGCTGCATGCGCACGGGATGACTGTCACGTTGGTGCAGTGCGGTCCCGGGATGTCGCCGGCCACGCGCGCGCTGTACGGCGCCGCCCCCTGGCTCACGCATGTGGGATACGTGACCGACGAGCAGTTAGTGGCGCTGTATCGGCGCGCCACGGCGCTCGTGTTTCCGTCGCGCTACGAGGGCTTCGGCTTGCCGGTGCTCGAAGCCATGCGCGTGGGCGGCGCGGTGATCTGCGCCGACGCCAGTTCATTGCCGGAAGTGGCCGGCGAAGCGGCGCTGCGCTTTGCGTGGAACGACGCGCGGGCGTTGACCGCGCAGATGATGCGCGTGCTGCAGGAGCCGGGGCTGCGTGATGCACTCATCGCTGATGGACACGCGCAAGCCGCGCGATTTAGCTGGGCGAAGACGGCGGCCGACACGCTGGCGTGCTTCGACCGCGCCGCAGCCCACGGTGTGTCGCGTGCGGTCTAG
- the tdh gene encoding L-threonine 3-dehydrogenase translates to MKALVKQTAGRGLTLTEVPEPTIRDDEVLIRVRSAGVCGTDVHIYEWDAWASGRCKPPFICGHEFAGDVVAVGSFVESVKVGDRVTAEGHIVDERSLFSRTGNAHADPSTKIIGVDRDGCFAEYIAMPATNVWHLDDSISYDIGGIHDPMGNAFHTALTANIPGAVVLITGCGPIGAFAVGICKAAGAARIIATDVNPKRLELARTMGAHDAVHPDDAKAAVMKASDGNGADVVLEMSGVPSAVHQAFALCRPAGRVNMLGIPSKSIDIDFATEIIFKGLTIYGVVGRRMYDTWHQMSRFVASGNFDPTPVITHRLPLEAVDDAMHLIKSGDAGKIIFQL, encoded by the coding sequence ATGAAAGCGCTGGTGAAGCAAACGGCTGGTCGTGGACTGACGCTGACCGAGGTGCCTGAGCCTACGATCCGCGACGACGAGGTGCTCATTCGCGTGCGCAGCGCCGGCGTCTGCGGCACCGACGTGCACATCTACGAGTGGGACGCCTGGGCTTCCGGACGCTGCAAGCCGCCGTTCATCTGCGGCCATGAGTTCGCCGGCGATGTCGTCGCCGTCGGCAGCTTTGTCGAGAGCGTGAAGGTCGGCGACCGCGTCACCGCCGAGGGACACATCGTCGACGAGCGCTCGCTGTTCAGCCGCACCGGCAACGCGCACGCCGACCCGTCCACCAAGATCATCGGCGTCGACCGTGACGGCTGCTTCGCCGAGTACATCGCGATGCCCGCTACCAACGTCTGGCACCTCGACGATTCGATCAGTTACGACATCGGCGGCATTCACGACCCGATGGGCAACGCCTTCCACACCGCGCTTACCGCCAACATTCCGGGCGCGGTCGTGCTGATCACCGGGTGCGGTCCGATCGGCGCCTTCGCCGTTGGCATCTGCAAAGCCGCCGGTGCCGCGCGTATCATCGCCACCGACGTGAACCCCAAGCGTCTCGAGCTCGCCCGTACCATGGGCGCCCACGACGCCGTCCATCCCGACGACGCCAAGGCGGCCGTCATGAAAGCGTCCGACGGCAACGGCGCCGACGTCGTGCTGGAAATGTCGGGCGTTCCCTCGGCCGTGCACCAAGCGTTCGCGCTCTGCCGCCCCGCCGGCCGCGTCAACATGCTCGGCATTCCGTCCAAGTCGATCGACATCGATTTCGCCACCGAGATCATTTTCAAGGGCCTCACCATCTACGGCGTGGTCGGCCGGCGCATGTACGACACCTGGCACCAGATGTCGCGGTTCGTGGCCTCCGGCAACTTCGATCC
- the mutM gene encoding bifunctional DNA-formamidopyrimidine glycosylase/DNA-(apurinic or apyrimidinic site) lyase, giving the protein MPELPEVEFAASRLRSAVAGRVISRLDALHPSQQCHLPEEARRAAEGLTIDRVERRAKIQLVHLQGGAILEVHFRMTGDWEFTRAGEAPPRHERVRLETADGVRVSLVDSRALSVVRLHAAGAFVPPAIGPEPLTDDFTVDGFRTALARRRGPIKPALLDQKLVAGVGNIYASEALWEARVHPATGANTLSRERVTRLRDAVRLVLETAPTERYYGRDDVDENEIWRVYGRDGEPCRRCGATLKRLPQAGRSSFYCPRCQRR; this is encoded by the coding sequence ATGCCCGAGCTGCCCGAAGTCGAATTCGCCGCCTCGCGCCTGCGTTCGGCGGTCGCCGGCCGCGTGATCTCCCGCCTCGACGCCTTGCACCCGTCCCAACAGTGCCACCTACCGGAGGAGGCCAGACGGGCCGCCGAAGGGCTCACGATCGACCGGGTGGAACGCCGAGCCAAGATCCAGCTGGTGCATCTGCAGGGCGGGGCGATTCTCGAGGTGCATTTCCGGATGACCGGCGACTGGGAGTTCACTCGCGCGGGTGAGGCGCCCCCGCGCCACGAGCGGGTGCGTCTGGAAACGGCCGACGGCGTGCGCGTGTCGTTAGTGGACAGTCGGGCGCTCAGCGTGGTGCGACTGCACGCCGCCGGTGCCTTCGTGCCGCCGGCGATCGGCCCCGAACCACTCACCGACGACTTCACGGTCGACGGGTTTCGCACCGCGCTGGCGAGACGCCGCGGACCGATCAAGCCGGCGCTGCTCGATCAGAAACTGGTCGCCGGCGTGGGCAACATCTACGCATCGGAAGCGCTGTGGGAAGCGCGCGTGCATCCGGCCACCGGCGCCAACACGTTGTCGCGCGAACGCGTGACGCGCCTGCGCGATGCGGTGCGCCTGGTGCTCGAGACGGCGCCGACCGAGCGCTACTATGGGCGTGACGACGTGGACGAGAACGAGATCTGGCGCGTGTACGGCCGCGACGGTGAACCGTGTCGCCGTTGCGGCGCGACGCTCAAGCGCTTGCCGCAGGCCGGACGCAGCAGCTTCTACTGCCCGCGCTGTCAGCGACGCTAG
- the mltG gene encoding endolytic transglycosylase MltG has translation MARRSRSRGGLTRILLLSALVVAAWYAYGEIEGGGDGTTSSERVMIPKGASMLAAAESLAVHDVIGSPRLFRWYTAAAGRERTIKPGTYQFPSGAGYAYVLDALVTGRGIMRTVVIPEGFDLRDIAPVLTKALSVPEDSVRVAVTDTTWRRKLNVPAASLEGYLFPATYAFADGTTAREAVNAMLERFESVWKPEWDARVKAMAISRHDAITMASIVEKEARKPEERALISAVYWNRVKKGMLLQADPTVQYALPQHVDRVFYKDLDVESKYNTYKYVGLPPGPIASPGEASIAAALAPADVPYLFFVARADGGHEFRTTFAEHQQAIADIKRAKRQGTR, from the coding sequence ATGGCACGGCGCTCGCGCTCACGCGGCGGCCTGACCCGTATCCTGTTGCTCTCCGCCCTCGTGGTGGCCGCGTGGTACGCGTACGGCGAGATCGAAGGCGGTGGTGATGGTACCACGTCCAGCGAGCGCGTGATGATTCCCAAGGGCGCATCGATGCTCGCCGCCGCCGAGTCACTGGCGGTGCACGATGTGATCGGATCGCCGCGCTTGTTTCGCTGGTACACGGCGGCCGCCGGACGCGAGCGCACCATCAAGCCCGGCACCTATCAATTTCCATCGGGCGCCGGCTATGCCTATGTGCTCGACGCGCTCGTCACCGGGCGCGGCATCATGCGCACGGTGGTCATTCCCGAAGGCTTCGATCTGCGCGACATCGCGCCCGTACTGACCAAAGCGCTGTCGGTGCCGGAAGACTCCGTGCGGGTCGCCGTGACCGACACCACGTGGCGGCGGAAGCTCAACGTGCCGGCCGCGTCGCTCGAGGGATACCTCTTTCCCGCCACCTACGCGTTCGCCGATGGCACCACGGCGCGCGAGGCGGTGAATGCGATGCTCGAGCGCTTCGAATCTGTCTGGAAGCCCGAATGGGATGCGCGCGTGAAAGCGATGGCGATTTCGCGGCACGATGCCATCACCATGGCGTCCATCGTCGAGAAGGAAGCGCGCAAGCCTGAAGAGCGCGCGCTGATCTCGGCCGTCTACTGGAATCGCGTGAAGAAGGGCATGCTGCTGCAGGCCGATCCCACCGTGCAGTACGCGCTCCCGCAACACGTGGATCGCGTGTTCTACAAGGATCTCGACGTGGAATCGAAGTACAACACGTACAAGTACGTTGGCCTGCCGCCGGGCCCGATCGCCTCACCCGGTGAAGCATCGATTGCCGCTGCGCTGGCGCCGGCCGATGTGCCGTATCTGTTCTTCGTGGCGCGCGCCGATGGCGGTCACGAATTCCGTACCACGTTCGCCGAGCATCAGCAGGCGATCGCCGACATCAAGCGGGCGAAGCGCCAAGGCACACGATGA
- the ruvX gene encoding Holliday junction resolvase RuvX, which yields MNATTGRLLAVDWGDKRIGLAVSDELGMLASSAGTITRRAGKRPPIAELMRRADELGVTGYVFGLPIDPAGLETDRCREVRDVAAKLISRQPLPVRLVDERFTTSAALRSIKEQGGSTRGRKEEVDALAACILLEGVLRASAQGVTLGELVEA from the coding sequence ATGAATGCTACGACCGGACGCCTCCTCGCTGTGGACTGGGGGGACAAGCGTATCGGGCTGGCCGTCAGTGATGAACTGGGCATGCTCGCGTCGTCCGCCGGCACCATCACGCGCCGCGCGGGCAAACGGCCGCCGATCGCCGAACTGATGCGCCGCGCCGACGAACTCGGCGTGACCGGCTACGTGTTCGGCTTGCCGATCGATCCGGCGGGTCTGGAAACCGATCGCTGCCGCGAAGTGCGCGATGTGGCCGCCAAGCTGATTTCGCGTCAGCCGCTCCCCGTGCGTTTGGTCGACGAGCGCTTCACCACGTCGGCCGCGCTCCGCAGCATCAAGGAGCAGGGCGGCAGCACGCGCGGTCGCAAAGAAGAGGTGGACGCATTGGCCGCCTGCATTCTGCTGGAAGGCGTGCTGCGGGCGTCGGCGCAGGGCGTCACGCTGGGCGAGCTGGTCGAGGCGTAA
- a CDS encoding glycosyltransferase family 1 protein — protein MHLAIEAIKLLHERRGIGRYMRNLLPQFVERDPSLRFTMYVRRDEDIALLRAHMATLHAALPDRTTVAHVRELPRTDADVVWYPWNFITVAAPHRPMVVTMHDVAPMLQLDHRWWKLLKRLRFTRRYQHTMQRAAAVLTVSEFSKSEIVRYLGADASRITVTPLAADDLPVQGPDASRPIDATGLGGPFFMTVGGQEGRKNLRTLYAAMNALYANGLRIPLVQCGPGMSSNTRAIAGQAPWLHHVGFVSDAELVTLYRRAVALVLPSRYEGFGLPVLEAMRAGCPVICADSSALPEVAGSAALLFPWEDAAALAAQMTRLANDPVLREAQIAAGIVHASRFSWSRVADQTLACFRRVV, from the coding sequence GTGCATCTCGCGATCGAAGCCATCAAGCTGCTGCATGAGCGTCGTGGCATCGGTCGCTACATGCGCAACCTGCTGCCGCAGTTCGTGGAGCGGGACCCGTCGCTTCGATTCACGATGTACGTGCGGCGCGACGAAGACATCGCGCTGCTGCGGGCACATATGGCCACGCTGCACGCCGCCCTGCCCGACCGCACCACCGTGGCCCACGTGCGCGAGTTGCCGCGCACCGACGCCGATGTGGTGTGGTATCCGTGGAATTTCATCACTGTGGCCGCGCCGCACCGACCGATGGTGGTCACGATGCACGACGTGGCGCCCATGCTGCAGCTGGATCATCGCTGGTGGAAGCTGCTCAAGCGGCTGCGCTTCACGCGCCGCTACCAGCACACGATGCAGCGCGCCGCGGCGGTGCTCACGGTGTCGGAGTTCAGCAAATCCGAGATCGTGCGCTACCTCGGCGCTGACGCCTCGCGCATCACCGTGACGCCGCTCGCGGCCGATGATCTGCCCGTCCAGGGCCCGGATGCGTCGCGCCCGATCGACGCCACGGGCCTTGGCGGTCCGTTCTTCATGACGGTGGGCGGTCAGGAAGGGCGCAAGAATCTGCGCACGCTGTATGCGGCCATGAACGCGCTCTACGCGAATGGTCTGCGTATTCCGCTCGTGCAGTGCGGCCCCGGCATGTCGTCGAACACGCGGGCGATCGCCGGCCAAGCGCCGTGGTTGCATCACGTGGGATTCGTGAGCGACGCCGAGTTGGTCACGCTGTATCGTCGCGCCGTGGCGTTGGTACTGCCGTCGCGCTACGAGGGGTTTGGCTTACCGGTACTCGAAGCCATGCGCGCCGGCTGCCCGGTGATCTGCGCCGACAGCAGCGCCTTACCGGAAGTGGCGGGGAGCGCCGCGCTGCTGTTTCCGTGGGAGGATGCCGCGGCGTTGGCCGCGCAGATGACGCGACTGGCGAACGATCCCGTGTTGCGAGAGGCGCAGATCGCTGCCGGCATCGTGCATGCGTCGCGCTTTTCGTGGTCGCGCGTGGCCGATCAGACGCTCGCCTGTTTCCGTCGCGTTGTTTGA
- a CDS encoding class I SAM-dependent rRNA methyltransferase gives MSRAPRMEGAAVVSRRAVQRLRGGHPWVFRSDVERRPSQPAGIVPIEGPDGAPLGFALWSPLSEISLRRVETDLSRTPDAAWWHQKLRTAIARRASLAGEANAYRLVHGEGDGLPSLVVDKYGDVLVVQLLSAGVDAWTDTIVSSLVELTGCTGILARNDPAARGREGLPREVKLLYGEVPRTVEVVEHGVRYLAAPWDGQKTGAFLDQRENRVLIGSLARGQALDCFAYHGSFALHLAKKADQVFALDVSAPALARVHEHAERNGLTNIEPVEGDAFDILRAWYREGRRFDTIVVDPPAFAKTRSAIDGALRGYKDINLQAMRLLAPGGLLFTASCSFHLSRGHFFEMLQDASADSGRAFALRAITGQPLDHPELITVPETGYLKGALLEAMS, from the coding sequence ATGAGTCGCGCTCCCCGTATGGAAGGGGCCGCGGTGGTGTCCCGTCGCGCCGTGCAGCGTCTGCGAGGGGGACATCCGTGGGTGTTCCGTTCCGATGTCGAACGCCGGCCGTCGCAGCCCGCCGGCATCGTGCCAATAGAAGGCCCCGACGGCGCGCCGTTGGGCTTTGCGTTGTGGAGTCCGCTGTCGGAAATCTCGTTGCGTCGTGTCGAGACCGATCTCTCGCGCACGCCCGATGCCGCCTGGTGGCACCAGAAGCTGCGCACGGCGATCGCACGTCGAGCGTCGTTGGCCGGTGAAGCGAACGCGTATCGACTCGTGCACGGTGAAGGCGACGGCTTGCCGTCGCTGGTCGTCGACAAGTACGGCGACGTGCTGGTGGTGCAGTTGCTGTCGGCCGGCGTGGATGCCTGGACCGACACCATCGTGTCATCGCTGGTGGAGCTCACGGGCTGCACAGGCATTCTGGCGCGCAACGATCCCGCCGCGCGCGGTCGCGAAGGGCTGCCGCGCGAAGTGAAGCTGCTGTACGGCGAGGTGCCGCGTACGGTGGAAGTGGTGGAGCACGGCGTGCGCTATCTCGCCGCGCCGTGGGATGGCCAGAAGACGGGCGCGTTCCTCGATCAGCGCGAGAACCGTGTGCTGATCGGATCACTGGCCCGCGGTCAGGCGCTGGATTGTTTTGCGTATCACGGCAGCTTCGCGCTGCATCTGGCCAAGAAGGCCGACCAGGTGTTCGCGCTTGATGTATCGGCGCCGGCCTTGGCACGCGTGCATGAGCATGCTGAGCGTAACGGACTCACCAACATCGAGCCGGTGGAGGGCGACGCCTTCGATATCCTGCGCGCGTGGTACCGCGAGGGCCGTCGCTTCGACACGATCGTGGTCGACCCGCCGGCGTTTGCGAAAACCAGGAGCGCCATCGACGGCGCGCTCCGCGGGTACAAGGACATCAACCTGCAGGCCATGCGCTTGCTGGCGCCGGGCGGCCTGCTGTTCACCGCCAGCTGCAGCTTTCATCTGTCGCGCGGGCATTTCTTCGAGATGTTGCAGGATGCGTCGGCCGACAGCGGGCGCGCGTTCGCGCTGCGCGCCATCACCGGCCAGCCGCTGGATCATCCTGAACTGATCACCGTGCCGGAGACCGGCTACCTCAAGGGTGCCCTGCTCGAAGCGATGAGCTGA